In Anaerolineales bacterium, one DNA window encodes the following:
- a CDS encoding NBR1-Ig-like domain-containing protein translates to MSIKLKILVVITALIISSCGSTSNQSGTDAPASDPNQTAPADPLDCTSSAAFVADVTLPDYTNIKSGESFNKIWRVKNSGTCTWTDEYSLVFVKGEQMNAPKSTPLTPARPGDMLDIEVELKAPSEDAQYRADFELHDPSGKAMQIDKGTLLWVIVSVGNVSTANSGGSDSGSTDSFSQAGFADVSCAYTTSQTNVDAAIASINAYRTANGLPAYTVNPQLNQAAQVHSADMACNNFFTHKGTNGSTPDSRVAATGYSASNVSENVYGRYPPPTGQEVVTWWATDQSDTRHNANLLSSEFTQIGVGYSYFNNFGYYVVVFVSP, encoded by the coding sequence ATGTCTATAAAATTAAAGATTCTGGTTGTTATAACCGCATTGATCATTTCCTCCTGTGGCAGTACATCAAACCAAAGCGGGACCGACGCACCGGCATCCGATCCCAACCAAACCGCACCGGCCGACCCATTGGATTGCACAAGCAGCGCAGCGTTCGTAGCCGATGTGACCCTGCCGGATTATACAAATATCAAATCCGGGGAATCGTTCAACAAGATCTGGCGGGTGAAGAACAGCGGTACCTGCACTTGGACGGATGAATATTCGCTGGTCTTCGTCAAAGGCGAGCAAATGAACGCGCCGAAATCAACGCCTTTAACCCCGGCCAGGCCCGGTGACATGCTTGACATCGAAGTGGAATTGAAAGCCCCGTCCGAAGACGCGCAATATCGTGCGGACTTTGAATTGCACGACCCATCCGGAAAAGCCATGCAAATCGATAAAGGCACGCTTTTATGGGTGATCGTTTCGGTTGGCAATGTCTCGACGGCCAACTCCGGCGGCTCGGATTCCGGCTCAACCGACAGCTTCAGCCAAGCGGGATTTGCAGACGTGTCCTGCGCCTATACCACGAGCCAAACGAATGTCGATGCGGCCATCGCGTCCATCAACGCTTATCGCACAGCAAACGGACTGCCCGCGTATACGGTCAACCCGCAGTTGAACCAGGCGGCGCAGGTACACAGTGCGGACATGGCCTGTAATAATTTCTTCACCCACAAGGGCACAAACGGATCAACCCCGGATTCACGTGTGGCTGCAACCGGTTACAGCGCCTCGAATGTTTCGGAGAACGTGTATGGCCGCTACCCGCCGCCGACCGGGCAGGAAGTCGTTACCTGGTGGGCCACCGACCAGTCAGATACGCGCCATAATGCCAATCTGCTAAGTTCGGAATTCACTCAGATCGGTGTGGGGTATTCCTATTTCAACAACTTCGGCTACTACGTGGTTGTATTCGTAAGCCCATGA
- a CDS encoding extracellular solute-binding protein, translated as MKKIIPLVFIVSILLTACGGENLTGTAEPSTTPAGAKTQTPQPAVEAASRLEVSEEALNGLEITVWTPWFGIESDLFNSFVNDFNRQNEWGILVNAQSQVSFANLYETTTASLPRQEKPQLVIALPEHAQEWFANGVVTNLTEYVEDPKYGLDSRDIPYVFWGQDTAEDARVGIPAQRTAQLLLWNETWADRLGFDSAPNSIEDFREQACGARASMLADDSPKNDSLGGWLVNTEAMTAYAWMLAFGGGVLHEGNYRFLAPDNVESFKFLRELAEESCSWQSASVDPIAAFVNREALFITASLRDLPFVTRAFAGANSTDKWSALAFPGEKDGAMAVYGSSYVILDSTEEEQLAAWLFVRWLLENEQDARWVETTHLFPLRTSTMDLLDDYRKTHPQWAQAVGLLPEGEMQPQLPSWRTVKIMLGDGFAHMYRVDVPSGQVAVILANMESLAKDLIR; from the coding sequence ATGAAAAAAATAATCCCACTGGTCTTTATCGTCTCCATTCTCTTAACTGCCTGCGGCGGGGAAAACCTCACAGGCACGGCGGAACCTTCCACCACGCCGGCCGGCGCGAAAACCCAGACGCCGCAACCCGCCGTCGAAGCAGCCAGCAGGCTTGAGGTCAGCGAAGAGGCGTTGAACGGGCTGGAGATCACAGTTTGGACTCCGTGGTTCGGCATCGAGTCGGACCTGTTCAATTCATTCGTCAATGATTTCAACCGGCAGAATGAATGGGGTATTCTTGTGAATGCGCAATCACAGGTCAGTTTTGCGAACCTGTATGAAACGACAACCGCCTCCCTGCCGAGACAGGAGAAGCCGCAGCTTGTGATCGCACTGCCGGAACACGCACAGGAATGGTTTGCAAACGGCGTGGTTACAAACCTGACGGAGTACGTGGAAGATCCAAAATATGGACTTGATTCGCGCGATATTCCCTATGTCTTTTGGGGACAGGATACAGCGGAGGACGCGCGGGTGGGCATCCCGGCGCAACGCACTGCACAGCTTTTACTTTGGAATGAAACCTGGGCGGACAGGCTTGGTTTTGACTCTGCGCCCAATTCAATAGAGGATTTTCGCGAACAAGCCTGCGGCGCACGGGCATCCATGCTTGCAGATGATTCCCCGAAAAACGATTCTCTCGGCGGCTGGCTGGTGAATACCGAGGCGATGACCGCCTACGCATGGATGCTGGCTTTTGGCGGCGGCGTTTTGCATGAAGGCAATTATCGTTTCCTCGCGCCGGACAATGTTGAGTCTTTCAAATTCCTGCGCGAGCTTGCCGAGGAAAGCTGTTCCTGGCAAAGCGCAAGTGTGGATCCGATTGCAGCGTTCGTAAACCGCGAGGCGTTGTTCATCACTGCAAGCCTGCGCGACCTGCCCTTCGTCACACGCGCGTTTGCAGGCGCAAACAGCACCGACAAATGGAGTGCGCTTGCCTTCCCTGGCGAAAAAGACGGGGCGATGGCTGTGTATGGTTCCTCCTACGTCATTCTGGATTCAACCGAAGAGGAACAGCTCGCCGCCTGGCTGTTCGTCCGCTGGCTGTTGGAGAATGAACAGGATGCCCGCTGGGTGGAGACCACTCACCTCTTCCCGCTTCGCACCTCGACCATGGACCTGCTCGACGATTACAGGAAGACTCATCCGCAATGGGCACAGGCGGTTGGCCTGCTTCCCGAGGGCGAGATGCAACCTCAACTGCCCTCGTGGCGCACCGTTAAAATAATGCTCGGCGACGGGTTCGCGCACATGTACCGTGTCGATGTCCCCAGCGGACAGGTGGCGGTGATCCTCGCGAACATGGAATCATTGGCGAAGGATTTGATCAGGTAA
- a CDS encoding site-2 protease family protein, whose protein sequence is MSFPEVEVFTKVVARVLHIDDVTSEDPGKGFFLRYRGHLLMEDSAEAYDQLADSLSQYNATPLFRVEDGRHVIYLMAMQPAAGKEKISTNIILFLLTVFSVMLAGIQPEGPPPQETADLFLYLFKNIFTGWPFALSLLGILLAHELGHYFMSRYHKTPASLPYFIPFPFSPLGTMGAAILMRGIPKNKRVLFDIGIAGPIAGLVVAIPVLFLGLSLSELNILQPTANSFMEGNSLLYLFAKYVTFGQLLPAPLEPQGIVYWLKYFFTGRPIPFGGMDVLIHPVAFAGWAGILVTALNLIPAGTLDGGHVIYAMFGEKARKAFPFIIGLLVLLGISWSGWWLWAALLFWLGRVHAQPLDQITTLDPTRRLIAYTMVVVFFLVFMPVPFMAMVQ, encoded by the coding sequence ATGTCTTTTCCGGAAGTCGAAGTATTCACAAAAGTAGTCGCACGCGTCCTTCACATTGATGATGTGACCAGCGAAGACCCGGGCAAGGGGTTCTTCCTGCGCTACCGCGGGCACCTGCTCATGGAGGATTCCGCGGAGGCCTACGACCAGCTGGCTGACTCATTGAGCCAATACAACGCGACGCCGCTCTTTCGCGTGGAGGATGGACGTCATGTCATTTATCTTATGGCAATGCAGCCCGCGGCAGGGAAGGAAAAGATCTCAACGAATATCATCCTGTTCCTGCTGACCGTGTTCAGCGTGATGCTGGCCGGCATCCAACCCGAGGGGCCGCCGCCGCAGGAAACCGCAGATCTTTTTCTGTATCTGTTTAAGAATATTTTCACAGGCTGGCCCTTTGCGTTGAGTCTGCTGGGCATCCTGCTTGCACACGAACTTGGCCATTATTTCATGAGCCGCTATCACAAAACGCCGGCCAGCCTGCCCTATTTTATTCCCTTTCCCTTCAGCCCGCTGGGGACGATGGGCGCGGCGATCCTGATGCGCGGCATTCCGAAGAACAAGCGCGTCCTTTTTGACATCGGTATTGCAGGTCCCATCGCGGGGCTGGTCGTTGCCATTCCTGTTTTGTTTTTGGGGTTATCGCTTTCAGAATTGAACATTCTCCAGCCGACCGCAAATAGTTTCATGGAAGGCAACTCGCTTCTTTATCTCTTTGCGAAGTATGTCACCTTTGGTCAATTGCTGCCTGCGCCCCTTGAACCGCAGGGAATCGTGTACTGGCTGAAATATTTCTTCACGGGGCGTCCCATTCCATTCGGCGGCATGGATGTGCTCATTCATCCCGTCGCATTCGCGGGCTGGGCGGGCATCCTCGTCACGGCCTTGAACCTCATCCCGGCCGGCACCCTGGACGGCGGACACGTCATCTATGCCATGTTTGGGGAGAAGGCACGAAAGGCGTTTCCATTTATCATCGGCCTGCTGGTCCTGCTCGGCATCTCGTGGAGCGGGTGGTGGTTATGGGCGGCATTGCTGTTCTGGCTGGGACGTGTCCATGCACAGCCGTTGGACCAAATCACCACGCTCGACCCCACACGCCGCCTGATCGCCTATACGATGGTCGTTGTCTTCTTTTTGGTATTCATGCCTGTCCCATTCATGGCGATGGTGCAATGA
- a CDS encoding bifunctional nuclease family protein, whose translation MSDMIEVIIDSIRVHLMAPQRVVVLKQVNTERYLTIWVGPYEAEAITVALQEVEMVRPLTHDLLKNVFNAFNARVIRVEIVKLQDDIFYGNIVAEADGREIHVDSRPSDAIAIAVRAHVPILVHASVMDTAGMTPDQDLPETGGAPARKEPPPPLSEEASDRLSVFKDFIDKLDIDSPDKDKPDSDPT comes from the coding sequence ATGTCCGACATGATTGAAGTGATCATTGACAGCATCCGCGTGCATCTGATGGCGCCTCAGCGGGTGGTTGTCCTTAAGCAGGTGAACACCGAGCGTTATCTTACCATCTGGGTGGGTCCCTACGAAGCGGAAGCGATCACCGTCGCCCTGCAGGAGGTCGAAATGGTGCGCCCGCTGACCCATGACCTGCTCAAAAATGTCTTCAACGCCTTCAATGCGCGCGTCATCCGCGTGGAAATCGTCAAATTGCAGGACGATATTTTCTACGGCAACATTGTTGCGGAGGCAGACGGGCGCGAGATCCATGTCGACTCCCGCCCCTCGGATGCGATCGCAATTGCCGTGCGCGCGCATGTGCCCATCCTCGTCCATGCCAGCGTGATGGATACGGCGGGCATGACGCCCGACCAGGACCTGCCTGAAACGGGCGGCGCCCCCGCCAGAAAAGAACCACCGCCTCCATTATCGGAGGAGGCCAGCGACCGATTATCCGTGTTCAAGGATTTTATTGACAAGCTGGATATTGACAGCCCTGATAAAGACAAACCCGATTCCGACCCAACTTGA
- the dnaB gene encoding replicative DNA helicase, translated as MTDYHPLEESTAPASPMSTVVPHSREAEEAVVGAVLINSEVYYDVAQFLTADDFYIHRNKWIWEAFSRLHEQRIPVDLLTLSEELERAGQLAEIGGSAYLTSLINQVPTSLNAEAYGRIVEENSIRRRMITAANQIASLAYKGDKIDDVMGEAEKAVFNVSEKRLKHDLQPIRSVLSTYYDRIDDLSKRPGDFHGVPTGFYDLDKLLGGLQPSDLLIIAGRPGQGKTGFLLSIAKNAALTHKKHVAIFSLEMSNEQVVQRLIAQETGIDSQRLRTGKLLENEWPLFTHAIEVFSDTHIYLDDTPAITPLQLRTKCRRLHMEFGIDLVIVDYLQLMGGDSRNDNRVQEVSHISRNLKVLARELNVPVLTAAQLSRAVEQRTDKRPVLSDLRESGSLEQDADIVMFIYRPDQYEKDSDKQNIAQILVSKHRNGPVGEVELIFRGALAKFENAATKVFRPNE; from the coding sequence ATGACAGATTACCACCCTCTCGAAGAATCCACCGCCCCCGCCAGCCCGATGTCAACGGTAGTCCCGCACAGCCGTGAAGCCGAAGAAGCAGTCGTAGGGGCGGTATTGATTAACTCCGAAGTTTATTACGACGTGGCCCAGTTCCTTACGGCGGATGATTTCTACATCCACCGCAACAAATGGATCTGGGAGGCGTTTTCGCGCCTGCATGAACAGCGCATCCCGGTTGACCTGCTGACGTTATCTGAGGAATTGGAGCGTGCAGGCCAGCTTGCGGAAATTGGCGGCTCGGCCTACCTCACCTCGCTTATCAATCAGGTCCCCACCTCCTTGAATGCGGAGGCATACGGACGGATCGTGGAGGAAAATTCGATCCGCCGCAGGATGATCACCGCGGCGAATCAAATCGCATCCCTGGCATACAAAGGCGACAAAATAGATGACGTGATGGGCGAGGCGGAGAAGGCCGTGTTCAACGTCAGTGAGAAGCGGCTGAAACACGACCTGCAGCCGATCCGCTCGGTCCTTTCCACATACTACGACCGCATTGATGACCTCTCCAAGCGCCCCGGGGATTTTCATGGTGTGCCGACCGGTTTCTATGACCTGGATAAACTGCTGGGCGGTTTACAGCCGTCCGATCTGTTGATCATTGCAGGGCGTCCCGGTCAGGGTAAGACGGGCTTCCTGCTTTCGATCGCGAAGAACGCCGCACTCACGCATAAAAAGCATGTCGCCATCTTTTCGCTGGAAATGTCCAACGAGCAGGTTGTGCAGCGTTTGATCGCGCAGGAAACAGGCATTGACTCGCAGCGTCTGCGCACGGGAAAATTACTGGAGAACGAGTGGCCCCTGTTCACGCATGCCATTGAGGTATTTTCCGATACCCATATCTACCTTGATGATACCCCCGCCATCACGCCCCTGCAATTGAGAACCAAATGCCGCCGCTTGCACATGGAATTCGGCATTGACCTTGTCATTGTGGATTATTTGCAGTTGATGGGCGGCGATAGCCGCAATGACAACCGTGTGCAGGAGGTTTCGCATATCTCCCGGAACTTGAAAGTTCTGGCGCGGGAATTGAATGTGCCCGTCCTCACTGCTGCGCAGTTGAGCCGCGCCGTCGAACAGCGTACGGACAAGCGTCCCGTACTCTCGGATTTGAGGGAATCCGGTTCATTGGAGCAGGATGCGGATATTGTCATGTTCATCTATCGTCCCGACCAATATGAGAAGGATTCGGATAAACAGAATATCGCCCAGATCCTTGTTTCAAAACATCGCAACGGGCCCGTGGGCGAAGTGGAATTGATCTTCCGCGGCGCATTGGCGAAGTTCGAAAACGCGGCCACGAAGGTCTTTCGACCGAATGAATAA
- a CDS encoding DnaD domain protein, translating into MNQFPGFTSSETFTQIPDSFLRLLNEMEDIAELKVTLYAIHRIEHIEGNFRALCETDFEAESLGLRFEEIQRGLGKAVERRILLKAENEAPPKGDRQVFYFLNSPRGRLAAEAFAKGQWRAAAQPYGLLNKSNVFKLYEENIGPLTPLLSDMLREAEKNYPGVWFQEAFEIAVSRNIRKWKYIEAILLRWKENGKDESRDKQDLVEDSKRYTDSEFSEFLNRE; encoded by the coding sequence ATGAACCAATTCCCCGGCTTCACCTCCTCCGAAACCTTCACCCAGATCCCGGATTCGTTTCTTCGTTTGTTGAACGAGATGGAAGATATCGCGGAGTTGAAGGTGACGCTGTATGCCATCCATCGCATCGAGCATATCGAGGGAAATTTCCGCGCATTGTGTGAAACGGATTTCGAGGCCGAGTCGCTTGGGTTGAGGTTTGAGGAGATTCAGCGCGGGCTGGGAAAAGCCGTCGAGAGACGGATCCTGCTCAAGGCGGAGAATGAGGCGCCCCCTAAAGGGGACAGGCAGGTTTTTTATTTCCTCAACTCGCCGCGCGGACGTCTCGCGGCGGAGGCGTTTGCCAAAGGTCAATGGCGTGCAGCCGCACAGCCCTATGGCCTGTTGAACAAGTCCAACGTATTTAAATTATATGAAGAGAACATTGGTCCGCTCACGCCTTTATTGTCGGATATGCTGCGTGAAGCGGAGAAGAATTATCCGGGTGTGTGGTTTCAGGAGGCATTTGAGATCGCGGTCAGCCGCAACATCCGCAAGTGGAAATATATCGAGGCGATCCTGTTGCGCTGGAAGGAAAACGGAAAAGATGAAAGCAGAGATAAACAAGACCTTGTCGAAGATTCAAAAAGATATACCGACAGCGAGTTCTCCGAATTCCTCAACCGGGAGTAA
- a CDS encoding ATP-binding protein — protein sequence MKTLGDPNCPHCAGAGYVRYDVPLGHEKFGRLESCVCRARDVAEGARARLFAMSNLNRLSHLTFENFNASGNDRAKFMSAQDRENLHTSFEICAEFARTPRGWLLLEGGYGCGKTHLAAAIANFAVNNGTPTLFITVPDLLDSLRFAYGDPETTFEQRFEEIRNADLLILDDFGTQNATAWAQEKLFQIINYRYINKLPTVITTNLMLDEIEGRIRSRLQDESYVNHLMITAPDYRRPEETSNPGISMLSLPEMKAMTFKTFQMREDEIGQEAVTTTTTEKSDKFGNKYKDKEITRVKVTKEDVKTLHEAYSAAAGFSEEPNGWLVFLGQSFSGKTHLAAAIGNYRIGLGGQALLVEVTSLLDYLRQTFRPSSDVSFDRRFHEIRTTPLLILDDLKESGAGSVWAEDKLYSVLNYRYNAHLPTVLTSTLRPDSFALSYPNLWNKLLDPAKCQIMAINMPPYRRVTKGSRAGKKK from the coding sequence GTGAAGACCCTCGGCGACCCGAACTGCCCGCATTGCGCTGGCGCCGGGTATGTGCGTTATGATGTGCCGCTTGGTCATGAGAAGTTCGGCAGGCTGGAATCGTGTGTCTGCCGCGCAAGGGATGTGGCGGAAGGCGCGCGCGCGCGCCTGTTTGCGATGAGCAATTTGAACCGTTTGAGTCACCTGACATTTGAAAACTTTAACGCCTCTGGAAACGATAGGGCAAAATTCATGTCTGCGCAGGACCGTGAGAACCTGCATACGTCATTTGAGATTTGTGCAGAATTTGCGCGCACTCCCAGGGGCTGGCTTTTACTCGAGGGCGGATACGGTTGCGGCAAGACCCACCTTGCGGCGGCCATTGCAAATTTTGCGGTGAATAACGGCACGCCGACCTTGTTTATCACAGTGCCGGATCTTCTCGATTCGCTGCGCTTTGCCTACGGTGATCCTGAAACGACATTTGAACAACGTTTTGAGGAAATCCGCAACGCGGACTTGTTGATATTGGATGATTTTGGCACGCAGAATGCGACCGCCTGGGCGCAGGAGAAATTATTCCAGATCATCAATTATCGTTATATCAATAAACTGCCGACAGTGATCACGACCAATTTGATGCTGGATGAGATCGAGGGACGCATCCGCTCGCGCTTGCAGGATGAAAGCTATGTGAACCACCTCATGATCACCGCGCCTGATTATCGCCGTCCCGAAGAGACCAGTAATCCCGGCATTTCCATGTTGTCCCTGCCGGAGATGAAGGCCATGACGTTCAAAACCTTCCAAATGCGCGAGGATGAGATTGGACAGGAGGCGGTCACGACCACGACCACGGAAAAGTCTGATAAATTTGGGAACAAATACAAGGACAAGGAGATCACACGCGTCAAGGTCACCAAGGAGGATGTGAAGACCCTGCATGAAGCCTACAGTGCGGCGGCGGGGTTTTCCGAGGAGCCGAACGGCTGGCTTGTATTTTTGGGACAGTCGTTCAGCGGAAAGACGCATCTCGCCGCCGCCATCGGCAATTACCGCATCGGGCTCGGCGGACAGGCGCTTCTTGTTGAAGTGACCTCCTTGCTCGATTATCTGCGCCAGACCTTTCGCCCCAGTTCGGACGTTTCATTTGACAGGCGTTTCCATGAAATCCGCACCACGCCTTTGTTGATTTTGGACGATTTGAAAGAAAGCGGCGCCGGCTCCGTATGGGCGGAGGACAAGCTGTACAGCGTTTTGAATTATCGGTACAACGCGCATTTACCGACGGTGTTGACCTCCACCCTGCGGCCTGATTCGTTTGCGCTAAGTTATCCGAATTTATGGAACAAACTGCTCGACCCGGCCAAATGTCAGATAATGGCGATCAACATGCCGCCGTATCGCCGTGTGACGAAGGGGAGCAGGGCGGGCAAGAAGAAATAA
- a CDS encoding nicotinate phosphoribosyltransferase: MTIFDGKRLTNETFKLDIERMRHGWYSDKYFENINRMLITLAGEGYTYSGKFHNLPDGILSKNIAVGDIEVEMQWFTRRMGKTTVVGVDKALAMLRHCTGYFDGDTFFDTSDKLEVWAVHDGTIVKYEGDPLKIQPVIKVRGRYRDFALLETPTLGILTRSSRVATNVYETLVASRGKPVLFFPARFDVHEVQAADGYAYNIALQRFNKDHAQELGAFVSTDAQGDWWGGAGGGTVAHAAIASFLGDTAEAMMEFSRILPARIPRIALVDFNNDSIEDTLRVLDAMFAKYRELMDGGKKDEAEKYKLFGVRLDTSGSLRDVSVLPLGDPVLDLGVNPRLVFNVRQALDSAWERWSLPGSWKEAAREFCHNVKIVVSGGFNPEKIRKFEKLSVPADIYAVGSYLFNNGNSTTTDYTADVVRVKIHGEWIDMAKVGRKVGENPNLERVW, translated from the coding sequence ATGACCATCTTTGACGGCAAGCGCCTGACAAATGAGACGTTCAAATTGGATATCGAGCGCATGCGGCATGGCTGGTATTCGGATAAATATTTTGAGAATATCAACCGCATGCTGATTACGCTGGCGGGGGAGGGGTATACCTATTCCGGCAAATTCCACAACCTGCCGGACGGCATCCTGTCTAAAAATATCGCGGTGGGCGATATCGAAGTGGAGATGCAGTGGTTCACGCGCCGCATGGGCAAGACCACCGTCGTTGGCGTGGATAAGGCGCTGGCGATGCTGCGTCACTGCACGGGGTATTTCGATGGTGATACTTTCTTCGATACTTCGGACAAACTGGAAGTGTGGGCGGTGCATGACGGGACGATCGTCAAATATGAAGGCGACCCGTTGAAGATCCAGCCCGTCATCAAGGTGCGCGGGCGCTACCGCGATTTTGCATTGCTCGAAACGCCCACGCTCGGCATCCTGACCCGCTCCAGCCGCGTGGCAACGAACGTGTATGAAACGCTGGTCGCTTCACGCGGCAAGCCCGTGCTGTTCTTCCCCGCGCGGTTCGATGTGCATGAAGTGCAGGCTGCGGATGGATATGCATACAACATTGCTCTGCAAAGATTCAACAAAGACCATGCACAGGAATTGGGGGCATTTGTCTCCACCGATGCACAGGGTGACTGGTGGGGCGGCGCAGGCGGGGGGACGGTGGCTCATGCCGCAATTGCATCCTTCCTGGGCGATACCGCCGAAGCGATGATGGAATTCTCGCGCATTTTGCCTGCGCGAATTCCGCGCATTGCGCTGGTGGACTTTAATAATGATTCGATTGAGGATACCTTGCGTGTGCTGGATGCGATGTTTGCGAAGTATCGCGAGCTGATGGATGGTGGAAAAAAGGACGAAGCGGAGAAATATAAGTTGTTCGGCGTGCGTTTGGATACGAGCGGCAGCCTGCGCGATGTCTCTGTCCTGCCGCTGGGCGACCCCGTTTTGGACCTGGGGGTCAACCCACGACTGGTGTTCAACGTCCGCCAGGCATTGGATTCGGCCTGGGAACGGTGGAGCCTGCCAGGGTCATGGAAGGAAGCGGCGAGGGAATTTTGTCACAATGTAAAGATCGTCGTTTCGGGCGGGTTCAACCCGGAGAAGATCCGCAAGTTCGAAAAGTTGAGCGTCCCAGCGGATATTTATGCGGTCGGTTCGTATCTGTTCAACAACGGGAATTCGACCACGACGGATTACACAGCCGACGTGGTGCGTGTGAAGATCCATGGCGAATGGATCGATATGGCGAAGGTGGGACGCAAGGTGGGGGAGAACCCGAATTTGGAACGGGTGTGGTAG
- the phoU gene encoding phosphate signaling complex protein PhoU encodes MIRKNFENDLQQIKDEILVLGSMVEQALIGSVEALKKRDIQTAEAIIARDKEINKKRFDLEDRIMVLIATQQPMAKDLRLLASCMEITSELERMGDYAKGIANINIRMGDEKLLKPLIDIPRMAQIGVDMLHRALTAFVNEDAETAKTIPIEDDQVDALYNQIYRELMIFIIEDPKNIERANWLLWVAHNIERFADRVTNICERTVFIVTGSFDEIKSSDDEFWKSQGH; translated from the coding sequence ATGATCCGCAAGAATTTTGAAAACGACCTGCAGCAGATCAAGGATGAGATCCTTGTGCTTGGTTCAATGGTAGAACAGGCACTGATCGGTTCGGTGGAGGCATTGAAAAAACGCGACATCCAAACCGCCGAAGCCATTATTGCCCGGGACAAGGAGATCAACAAGAAACGCTTTGATCTCGAAGACCGTATCATGGTGTTGATCGCCACCCAACAGCCAATGGCAAAGGACCTGCGCCTGCTCGCCTCGTGCATGGAGATCACCTCCGAACTGGAGCGCATGGGCGATTACGCCAAAGGCATCGCCAACATCAACATCCGCATGGGCGACGAGAAATTGCTCAAACCGCTGATCGACATCCCACGCATGGCACAGATCGGCGTGGATATGCTCCACCGCGCGCTGACCGCCTTCGTCAACGAAGATGCGGAGACCGCCAAGACCATCCCCATCGAAGACGACCAGGTCGACGCGCTCTACAACCAGATCTATCGCGAGTTGATGATCTTCATCATCGAAGACCCGAAGAACATCGAGCGCGCCAACTGGCTGTTGTGGGTGGCGCACAACATCGAGCGCTTCGCCGACCGCGTCACCAACATCTGCGAGCGCACGGTCTTCATCGTAACCGGCAGCTTCGACGAGATCAAATCCAGTGATGATGAGTTCTGGAAAAGCCAGGGACACTAA
- a CDS encoding arsenate reductase ArsC, protein MNKPKVLFLCTGNSARSQMAEGLLRAMAGEQFDVFSAGTEPKGSILPEVQEAMREIGIDISSQWSKSVTEYLGKAVFAHVVTVCSDAEEKCPAVFLNMGTHDHWPFDDPAKIGDEHRLESTRVVRDQIEQRLRLWLDSKK, encoded by the coding sequence ATGAACAAACCAAAAGTCTTATTCCTGTGCACGGGCAATTCCGCGCGCAGTCAGATGGCGGAGGGATTGCTGCGCGCCATGGCGGGCGAACAGTTCGACGTGTTCAGCGCAGGCACCGAGCCAAAGGGCAGTATCCTGCCCGAGGTCCAGGAGGCGATGCGCGAGATCGGGATCGACATATCGAGTCAGTGGTCGAAATCCGTCACCGAATATCTCGGCAAAGCCGTCTTCGCGCACGTTGTCACGGTCTGCTCGGATGCAGAGGAGAAATGTCCAGCCGTGTTTTTGAACATGGGAACTCATGACCACTGGCCCTTTGACGACCCCGCAAAAATTGGCGACGAGCACCGCCTCGAATCGACCCGCGTCGTGCGCGACCAGATCGAACAGCGCCTGCGCCTGTGGCTGGATTCAAAAAAATAG